Proteins from one Gammaproteobacteria bacterium genomic window:
- a CDS encoding EamA family transporter: protein MISPSEERVERAALVELDAVVSAARGVESPEAEPAPASPARASLWPVVLALATTLVLWASAFTGIRYAVREYDALGLALTRNTVTALAMLAVALAWKREAFARLTAGEWLRLAAAGIVGIATYQGALILGERSVDAGTASLIINTSPIFTALLALVLLREHLGTRGWLGVLMGFVGAVLLVSGQHGGTRVEAGALFVLVAAVAQAVSFIIQKPLLAKFGPFTVTAWVAVFGALSLLPWTAQAAHGLSTASAPATLAVLYLGLFPAAIGNLTWAYALSRLPAGRAAAALYLGGPIAMLISWLFLGEQPALLAMVGGGVVIGSVALVNMRGRG from the coding sequence ATGATCTCGCCTTCTGAAGAACGTGTCGAGCGCGCGGCTCTCGTCGAGTTGGACGCGGTGGTGAGTGCGGCGCGGGGTGTCGAGTCGCCCGAAGCGGAGCCCGCGCCCGCATCGCCGGCCCGCGCCTCCCTGTGGCCCGTGGTACTGGCCCTCGCCACCACCCTGGTGCTGTGGGCCTCGGCCTTCACTGGCATCCGCTACGCGGTGCGCGAGTACGACGCGCTCGGCCTCGCGCTCACCCGCAACACCGTCACCGCCCTCGCCATGCTCGCCGTGGCGCTGGCCTGGAAGCGCGAAGCCTTCGCGCGCCTCACGGCGGGCGAGTGGCTCAGGCTCGCGGCGGCCGGCATCGTCGGCATCGCCACCTACCAGGGCGCACTCATCCTCGGCGAGCGCAGCGTGGACGCCGGCACCGCCTCGCTCATCATCAACACCTCGCCCATCTTCACCGCGCTGCTCGCGCTCGTGTTGCTGCGCGAGCACCTGGGCACCCGGGGCTGGCTCGGCGTCCTCATGGGCTTCGTGGGCGCCGTGCTGCTGGTATCTGGCCAGCACGGTGGCACGCGGGTGGAGGCAGGCGCGCTGTTCGTGCTGGTGGCGGCGGTGGCCCAGGCGGTGAGCTTCATCATCCAGAAGCCGCTGCTCGCGAAGTTCGGTCCCTTCACGGTCACCGCCTGGGTGGCGGTGTTCGGCGCGCTCTCGCTGCTGCCCTGGACCGCGCAGGCTGCCCATGGCCTCAGCACCGCTTCGGCACCCGCGACGCTCGCGGTGCTGTACCTTGGCCTCTTCCCCGCGGCCATCGGCAATCTCACCTGGGCCTACGCCCTCTCGCGCCTGCCGGCGGGCCGCGCCGCCGCAGCGCTCTATCTCGGCGGACCCATCGCCATGCTCATCTCCTGGCTCTTCCTGGGCGAGCAGCCGGCGCTGCTCGCCATGGTGGGCGGCGGCGTGGTGATCGGCAGCGTGGCACTGGTGAACATGCGCGGCCGTGGTTGA
- a CDS encoding glutathione binding-like protein — translation MLKLYYSPGACSLAPHILLEELGLQYQLELVALAENKQQTPGYLAINPKGRVPALLTFEGEVLTEAPAVSWYIALQAPHASLIPHGTLAQGRCLEWFNWISGTVHAMAYGQLWRPHRFVADEALYGAVKAKGQEMVLEHYASIERRMAGRDWAVGNAYTLVDPYLLVFYRWGGRIGLDMRAGYPGWTRHAERVIARAAVQRALQQEGIQIWNKAA, via the coding sequence ATGCTGAAGCTTTACTACTCTCCCGGCGCATGCTCTCTCGCTCCGCACATCCTGCTGGAAGAGCTGGGCCTGCAGTACCAGCTGGAACTCGTGGCCCTGGCCGAGAACAAGCAGCAGACCCCTGGATACCTCGCCATCAACCCCAAGGGCCGCGTGCCGGCGCTCCTCACCTTCGAAGGCGAGGTGCTGACGGAGGCGCCGGCGGTGTCCTGGTACATTGCCCTGCAGGCTCCCCACGCGAGCCTCATCCCCCACGGCACGCTGGCGCAGGGCCGGTGTCTGGAGTGGTTCAACTGGATCTCGGGCACGGTGCACGCCATGGCCTACGGCCAGCTCTGGCGTCCGCACCGCTTCGTGGCGGACGAGGCGCTGTACGGCGCGGTGAAGGCCAAGGGGCAGGAGATGGTGCTGGAGCACTATGCCTCCATCGAGCGGCGCATGGCCGGACGCGACTGGGCCGTGGGCAACGCCTACACCCTGGTGGATCCCTACCTGCTGGTGTTCTACCGCTGGGGCGGGCGCATCGGCCTCGACATGCGCGCCGGCTACCCGGGGTGGACCCGCCACGCCGAGCGCGTGATCGCGCGCGCCGCCGTGCAGCGGGCGCTGCAGCAGGAAGGCATCCAGATTTGGAACAAAGCAGCGTAA
- a CDS encoding VOC family protein has product MLDHLEVEVRDLAASRRFYSAALAPLGYAVKVEGPSLGFGDERAKDFWIKSGTPAERPLHYAFNCPSQEHVRAAYEASLMGGGAGDRTPALLPHIHPHYFAGFVFDPDGNLVEFVTHAPESA; this is encoded by the coding sequence ATGCTCGATCATCTCGAAGTCGAAGTGCGCGACCTCGCGGCCAGCCGGCGCTTCTACAGCGCCGCGCTCGCGCCGCTCGGCTACGCTGTGAAGGTCGAGGGTCCGAGCCTCGGCTTCGGGGACGAGCGGGCCAAGGACTTCTGGATCAAGTCCGGCACTCCCGCCGAGCGGCCGCTGCACTATGCGTTCAACTGCCCCAGCCAGGAGCACGTGAGAGCGGCATATGAAGCCTCACTCATGGGAGGCGGCGCCGGCGACCGTACCCCGGCACTCCTGCCCCACATCCACCCCCATTACTTTGCAGGCTTCGTCTTCGATCCTGACGGTAACTTGGTGGAATTCGTCACCCACGCGCCAGAGTCTGCTTAA
- a CDS encoding Lrp/AsnC family transcriptional regulator: MNYDKTDLNILRELRQNARIPNKVLAARVGIAPSTCITRVRRLVDGGAISGFYAEFNPKGVGVGAQAMVCLRMTRHDREDIDSFRSHVLARDEVVSFFHVSGDDDFMLHVAVRDVEHLREFIINALSVRPEIVHIETRLIFEERRNPGFPVYVPTVQERLAAEELKTGA, from the coding sequence ATGAATTACGATAAGACCGACCTCAATATCCTGAGAGAACTTCGGCAGAACGCGCGCATCCCAAACAAGGTGCTGGCGGCGCGAGTGGGCATCGCGCCCTCCACCTGCATCACGCGGGTGCGGCGCCTGGTGGACGGTGGAGCCATCTCCGGTTTCTACGCGGAGTTCAACCCCAAGGGCGTGGGCGTGGGGGCCCAGGCCATGGTGTGCCTGCGCATGACGCGCCACGACCGGGAGGACATCGACTCGTTCCGCAGCCACGTGCTGGCACGCGACGAGGTGGTGTCGTTCTTCCACGTCTCCGGCGACGACGACTTCATGCTGCACGTGGCGGTGCGCGACGTGGAGCACCTGCGCGAGTTCATCATCAACGCGCTGTCGGTGCGCCCCGAGATCGTGCACATCGAGACGCGGCTGATCTTCGAGGAGCGGCGCAACCCGGGATTCCCGGTGTACGTGCCGACGGTGCAGGAACGGCTCGCAGCCGAGGAGCTCAAGACAGGCGCTTGA
- a CDS encoding TetR/AcrR family transcriptional regulator, whose product MPAPLLPKSEVVDRVMAVFRERGFEGATLARIAEATGLGKASLYHYFPGGKEDMGNVVLDVTESWMQEHVLGPLGEETPPRQRIGRMLKSLDALYDGGNAACLLGTLTVGDSRTLFRKRLQRIFDAWIDALAGALRDAGSDRRAARERAEDTVARIEGALILAQARGDTGPFRRLLRQLGDELAP is encoded by the coding sequence ATGCCCGCCCCCCTGCTCCCCAAGAGTGAAGTCGTGGACCGCGTCATGGCCGTGTTCCGCGAGCGCGGCTTCGAGGGCGCCACCCTCGCCCGCATCGCCGAAGCCACCGGCCTCGGCAAGGCCAGCCTCTACCACTACTTCCCCGGCGGGAAGGAGGACATGGGGAACGTGGTCCTGGACGTGACCGAGTCCTGGATGCAGGAACACGTGCTCGGCCCCCTCGGCGAAGAGACTCCGCCCCGGCAGCGCATCGGCCGCATGCTGAAGAGCCTGGATGCGCTCTACGACGGCGGCAATGCCGCCTGCCTGCTGGGCACGCTCACGGTGGGGGATTCGCGCACGCTGTTCAGGAAGCGCCTGCAGCGGATCTTCGATGCCTGGATCGACGCGCTGGCGGGAGCCCTGCGCGATGCCGGTTCGGACCGTCGCGCCGCAAGGGAACGCGCTGAGGACACGGTGGCACGCATCGAGGGGGCGCTGATCCTGGCCCAGGCTCGGGGCGACACCGGGCCCTTCCGCCGCCTGCTGCGCCAGCTCGGTGACGAACTGGCGCCGTGA
- a CDS encoding peroxidase-related enzyme (This protein belongs to a clade of uncharacterized proteins related to peroxidases such as the alkylhydroperoxidase AhpD.), giving the protein MSRIAPLAQPAGEAKTLLDAVQSKLGATPNMFRTFAHSPAALNGLLGLFAAADAGSLGKPLVEKIALVVAEANGCQYCLSAHSYLGKHVAKLDDKALEQARSGRSQDAREQAALRFAGALLEERGHVSDAELKAVRDAGFSDAAILDIVTAVALNVLTNYANVVTQVEVDFPVVKLRSAA; this is encoded by the coding sequence ATGTCCCGTATCGCCCCCCTGGCCCAGCCCGCCGGCGAAGCCAAGACCCTGCTGGATGCCGTCCAGAGCAAGCTCGGCGCCACCCCCAACATGTTCCGCACCTTCGCCCATTCGCCGGCGGCGCTGAACGGCCTGCTGGGCCTGTTCGCCGCCGCCGATGCCGGTTCCCTCGGCAAGCCCCTGGTCGAGAAGATCGCCCTGGTGGTGGCGGAGGCGAACGGCTGCCAGTACTGCCTCTCGGCCCACAGCTACCTCGGCAAGCATGTGGCCAAGCTCGATGACAAGGCCCTGGAACAGGCCCGCTCCGGCCGCTCGCAGGACGCGCGCGAGCAGGCGGCGCTGCGTTTCGCCGGCGCCTTGCTGGAGGAGCGCGGGCACGTGAGCGATGCTGAGCTCAAGGCGGTACGGGATGCCGGGTTCTCGGATGCCGCGATCCTGGACATCGTCACCGCGGTGGCGCTCAACGTGCTCACCAACTACGCGAACGTGGTGACCCAGGTGGAAGTGGATTTCCCGGTGGTGAAGCTCAGGTCCGCAGCCTGA
- a CDS encoding pirin family protein, whose translation MSVPSPFIESLPVHVATVGSNMQVRRALPHRLRRMVGAWCFLDHYGPVPLEAEDAGMRVGPHPHMGLQTVSWLYAGEVLHRDSLGSRQLIRPGQLNLMTAGHGISHSEESPHPHPQDLHGLQFWIALPESARHGAAAFDHHAALPAMQRDGLKLSLIVGDALGERSPAKVHSPMVGLDIQLKDTGRRRLPLDPAFEHALLPISGSLTLEGLQAEPGNLYYLGAGRDGMLLENEAPAHVFLLGGVPFGEDVLLWWNFVGRSNEEMQAARREWEERAARFGEVQGYDGPRLVSPELTARLKSHR comes from the coding sequence ATGAGCGTCCCGAGCCCGTTCATCGAGAGCCTGCCGGTCCACGTGGCCACGGTGGGCTCGAACATGCAGGTGCGCCGCGCCCTGCCCCACCGCCTGCGGCGCATGGTGGGGGCCTGGTGCTTCCTGGACCACTACGGGCCCGTGCCGCTGGAAGCCGAAGACGCCGGCATGCGCGTGGGGCCGCATCCGCACATGGGGCTGCAGACCGTGAGCTGGCTCTATGCCGGCGAGGTGCTGCACCGGGACAGCCTGGGCTCGAGACAGCTCATCCGCCCCGGCCAGCTCAACCTCATGACCGCGGGCCATGGCATCTCCCATTCCGAGGAGAGCCCGCATCCCCATCCGCAGGACCTGCACGGCCTGCAGTTCTGGATCGCGTTGCCGGAATCCGCGCGCCACGGCGCCGCCGCCTTCGACCACCACGCGGCGCTGCCGGCGATGCAGCGTGACGGGCTCAAGCTCTCGCTCATCGTGGGCGATGCGCTGGGGGAACGCTCCCCCGCGAAGGTGCACTCGCCCATGGTGGGGCTCGACATCCAGCTCAAGGACACCGGCCGCCGCAGGCTGCCCCTGGATCCGGCCTTCGAGCACGCGCTCTTGCCCATCTCCGGCAGCCTCACGCTGGAGGGCCTGCAGGCGGAACCCGGCAACCTCTATTACCTGGGGGCGGGGCGCGACGGCATGCTGCTGGAGAACGAGGCGCCGGCCCACGTGTTCCTCCTGGGCGGCGTACCTTTCGGCGAGGACGTGCTGCTGTGGTGGAACTTCGTGGGCCGCAGCAACGAGGAGATGCAGGCGGCGCGGCGGGAGTGGGAAGAACGCGCGGCCCGCTTCGGCGAGGTGCAGGGCTATGACGGTCCGCGGCTGGTGTCGCCGGAACTCACCGCGCGCCTCAAATCCCACCGCTGA
- a CDS encoding outer membrane beta-barrel protein, with protein sequence MPKVLLVLALALPSLALADDKPSYNLAELLYARIVTDSGDADGFAVNGSYDIGSGFFAEGLYYHLKDNSVPGDVTSNTLFLGPGYRVHFQPVDVFLSVDYLHKQVSGNGSSVTQDGYRWVWGLRSKVTDRLELNTGVEKANVGLTDTGLRLGESYEFTEGLTLRAQYVWFSDAHSWVIGLRYLY encoded by the coding sequence ATGCCAAAGGTCCTCCTGGTGCTGGCGCTGGCACTGCCGTCCCTCGCGCTGGCGGACGACAAGCCCAGCTACAACCTGGCGGAGCTCCTGTACGCGCGCATCGTGACCGATAGCGGCGATGCGGACGGATTCGCGGTCAACGGCTCGTACGACATCGGCAGCGGCTTCTTCGCGGAAGGCCTGTACTACCACCTGAAGGACAACAGCGTGCCGGGCGACGTGACCAGCAATACGCTGTTCCTGGGGCCGGGCTACCGCGTGCACTTCCAGCCGGTGGATGTGTTCCTCTCGGTGGACTACCTGCACAAGCAGGTCAGCGGCAACGGCAGCTCGGTCACGCAGGATGGCTACCGCTGGGTATGGGGCCTGCGCTCCAAGGTCACGGACCGGCTGGAACTCAACACCGGCGTGGAGAAAGCCAACGTCGGCCTGACCGATACCGGGCTGCGCCTCGGCGAGAGCTACGAGTTCACCGAGGGCCTCACCTTGCGCGCCCAATATGTCTGGTTCAGCGATGCGCACAGTTGGGTGATCGGGCTGCGGTACCTATATTGA
- a CDS encoding adenylate/guanylate cyclase domain-containing protein: MAPLQGYLKYLFLAAAVPLLVLLLVLFARAPVVQDFEAWGYDLLVHAAVRTPADPDILVVDFDNALLQKLRRYPVPRGTVAEVLQKVAADRPDLIGFDLLLSERRGAEEDKRLAAAMAGAGDVVVAAQLGSDDIPASEPLPEYCVLDAANPSSCKEGAALAAGFINMPVDDDGFVRRMFLLPPRGYPALPFPVVLASNRLRLPLTPCGTDVCLGGRRIALDGSSLRTALIGWPSGLPRVIPAGEVLAGRVPAGTFTGRVVLIGQSSAAGNDLHFTPQFRFRRPDGSRLQMPGTLVHAAALQTLLEGGAIRPITTISSFVLAGAYMALALFLILFAAPRWSLPAVLLLMLAAAFIAGWLFGHRQLWQPFMLCELGLLLSLPAGFGYRFVEERWLKGRAERERHELMGLFSRYVSPQVAAEIWSRRAEITLAGEERYATVMFTDIRNFTAITAGKPPGEVLLWLNGYLTEMSAVIEAHHGFLNKFIGDGIMVLFGVPLSGGPAEDAVHALQTALDMLQRVEEWNRRHRGDPRYPEVSIGIGIHSGKVTAGNVGSDTRVEYSVIGAAVNLASRLESLTKEFHVPVIMTADTEFLVRGRFRTRDLGETQVRGFEGSVRVYTVEGEIKRDT; encoded by the coding sequence ATGGCTCCCTTGCAGGGCTACCTCAAGTACCTGTTCCTGGCGGCGGCGGTACCGTTACTGGTGTTGCTGCTCGTGTTGTTCGCGCGCGCGCCGGTAGTGCAGGACTTCGAGGCCTGGGGCTACGACCTCCTGGTGCACGCCGCCGTGCGCACCCCGGCCGACCCCGACATCCTGGTGGTGGACTTCGACAACGCGCTGCTGCAGAAGCTGCGACGCTACCCGGTGCCGCGCGGCACCGTGGCGGAGGTGCTGCAGAAGGTGGCGGCGGACCGTCCCGACCTCATCGGCTTCGACCTCCTGCTCTCGGAGCGCCGCGGCGCGGAGGAGGACAAGCGCCTCGCCGCGGCCATGGCCGGGGCAGGCGACGTGGTGGTGGCGGCCCAGCTCGGCAGCGACGACATCCCCGCCAGCGAGCCCCTGCCCGAGTACTGCGTGCTGGACGCGGCCAACCCCTCCAGCTGCAAGGAGGGCGCGGCGCTCGCCGCCGGCTTCATCAACATGCCGGTGGATGACGACGGCTTCGTGCGGCGCATGTTCCTGCTGCCGCCGCGCGGCTACCCGGCGCTGCCGTTCCCGGTGGTGCTCGCCAGCAACCGCCTGCGCCTGCCGCTCACGCCCTGCGGCACGGACGTGTGCCTGGGCGGGCGGCGCATCGCGCTGGATGGCAGCAGCCTGCGCACCGCGCTCATCGGCTGGCCCAGCGGGTTGCCGCGGGTGATCCCCGCCGGCGAGGTGCTGGCCGGGCGCGTGCCTGCCGGCACCTTCACCGGCCGCGTGGTGCTCATCGGCCAGAGCAGCGCCGCCGGCAACGACCTGCACTTCACCCCCCAGTTCCGCTTCCGCCGGCCCGACGGCAGCCGGCTGCAGATGCCGGGCACGCTGGTGCACGCGGCCGCGCTGCAGACGCTGCTCGAGGGCGGCGCGATCCGGCCGATTACCACCATTTCGAGTTTCGTGTTGGCCGGCGCCTACATGGCGCTGGCCCTGTTCCTGATCCTGTTCGCCGCGCCGCGCTGGAGCCTGCCGGCCGTGCTGCTGCTGATGCTGGCGGCGGCCTTCATCGCCGGCTGGCTGTTCGGGCACCGCCAGCTCTGGCAGCCTTTCATGCTCTGCGAGCTCGGCCTCCTGCTCAGCCTGCCTGCGGGTTTCGGCTACCGCTTCGTGGAGGAACGTTGGCTCAAGGGCCGCGCCGAGCGCGAGCGCCACGAGCTCATGGGCCTGTTCTCGCGCTACGTGTCGCCGCAGGTGGCGGCCGAGATCTGGTCGCGGCGCGCCGAGATCACGCTGGCCGGCGAGGAGCGCTACGCCACTGTGATGTTCACCGACATCCGCAACTTCACCGCCATCACCGCCGGCAAGCCGCCCGGCGAGGTGCTGCTGTGGCTGAACGGCTACCTCACCGAGATGAGCGCGGTGATCGAGGCGCACCACGGCTTCCTCAACAAGTTCATCGGCGACGGCATCATGGTGCTGTTCGGCGTGCCGCTGAGCGGCGGGCCGGCGGAGGACGCGGTGCACGCGCTGCAGACCGCGCTCGACATGCTCCAGCGGGTGGAGGAGTGGAACCGCCGCCACCGCGGCGACCCCCGCTACCCCGAGGTCAGCATCGGCATCGGCATCCACAGCGGCAAGGTGACGGCCGGCAACGTGGGCTCCGACACCCGCGTCGAGTACTCGGTGATCGGCGCGGCAGTGAACCTGGCCTCGCGCCTGGAGAGCCTCACCAAGGAGTTCCACGTGCCGGTGATCATGACCGCCGACACCGAGTTCCTGGTGCGCGGGCGCTTCAGGACCCGCGACCTGGGGGAGACCCAGGTACGCGGTTTCGAGGGCAGCGTCCGGGTCTATACTGTCGAGGGGGAGATCAAGAGAGATACCTAG
- a CDS encoding DUF928 domain-containing protein, which yields MALRIALLSLSLYLPVALAGTPPASTAAPPAAAKPAKAAPVKKPRVVTVLAGFDLLDKDALKKQSMAAGASRDLGTAPVALAPRLGKVYGLTPEFCWNGATGAGQYVFTLWDDAQNAVYRGDVKGYRFRYPAGATALVPGKTYFWTVETPPSMSGSQQSEPVGFVVVSGEQRAAVEQKLAAAGSGEGYDAELARARAYTDARLWYDAVGAYLALMHKYPAKAELYDARGTLFAQLPVTRKDADQDFEHAEQLRAGTTP from the coding sequence ATGGCCCTGCGCATCGCGTTGCTGTCCCTGAGCCTTTACCTGCCCGTGGCACTGGCCGGTACGCCACCCGCGTCCACCGCCGCGCCGCCGGCCGCGGCCAAGCCCGCCAAGGCCGCGCCCGTGAAGAAGCCGCGGGTGGTGACGGTGCTCGCCGGATTCGACCTCCTCGACAAGGACGCGCTCAAGAAGCAGAGCATGGCGGCGGGCGCCTCCCGCGACCTCGGCACCGCGCCGGTGGCGCTGGCGCCGCGCCTCGGCAAGGTCTACGGCCTCACTCCCGAGTTCTGCTGGAACGGCGCGACCGGCGCCGGCCAGTACGTGTTCACCCTGTGGGACGACGCCCAGAACGCCGTCTACCGCGGCGACGTGAAGGGCTACCGCTTCCGCTATCCCGCCGGCGCGACGGCGCTGGTGCCGGGCAAGACCTACTTCTGGACCGTGGAGACGCCGCCCAGCATGTCCGGCAGCCAGCAGTCGGAGCCGGTGGGCTTCGTGGTGGTGTCCGGCGAGCAGCGCGCGGCCGTCGAGCAGAAGCTCGCGGCGGCGGGCAGCGGCGAGGGCTACGACGCCGAGCTCGCTCGTGCCCGGGCCTACACCGACGCGCGCCTGTGGTACGACGCGGTGGGCGCCTACCTCGCGCTCATGCACAAGTACCCGGCCAAGGCGGAACTGTACGATGCGCGCGGCACCCTGTTCGCGCAGTTGCCGGTGACGCGCAAGGACGCGGACCAGGACTTCGAGCACGCGGAGCAGTTGCGCGCCGGCACCACGCCCTAG